Proteins found in one Zea mays cultivar B73 chromosome 1, Zm-B73-REFERENCE-NAM-5.0, whole genome shotgun sequence genomic segment:
- the LOC100281812 gene encoding SEC12-like protein 1, which yields MAGTGGEGAVGKVTCAAWIRRRDDYGGPPGVSRLLVAFGRRSTASSPPLVDLLEFDAKASALASESEPLARVTVGEDAADTPRAIAVHPGGRELVCATAKGCRLFNLVYKDFGVHLISRDASPLQSVGPQKCLAFSTDGAKFAVGGEDGHLRIFHWPSLITILDEPKAHKSFRDMDISLDSKFLVSSSTDGSARIWNIDEGSPLTNLTRASDEKIEYCRFSRDGAKPFLFCTLVKGHDVLTMAVDISNWKRIGYKRFSAKPISTLAISLDGKYLALGNRDGDFCAVEVKKMEVAHWSKKVHLGFPVSSIEFCPSERVVISTSHQWGAEITKLDVPPEWKVWQIWLALLSLFVSSAVLFYAFFTHARLNLRP from the exons ATGGCGGGGACCGGCGGCGAGGGTGCGGTCGGGAAGGTGACTTGCGCGGCATGGATACGGCGGCGGGACGACTACGGCGGGCCGCCCGGCGTCTCCCGTCTTCTCGTGGCGTTCGGCCGCCGGTCCACGGCCTCGTCCCCGCCGCTCGTCGACCTCCTCGAGTTCGACGCCAAGGCATCCGCACTCgcctccgagtccgagcccctg GCGAGGGTCACCGTGGGTGAGGATGCAGCGGACACGCCGCGCGCGATCGCCGTGCATCCCGGCGGCCGGGAGCTCGTCTGCGCAACCGCCAAAGGGTGCAG GCTCTTTAATCTAGTTTATAAAGACTTCGGTGTTCACCTTATTTCAAGAGATGCTTCACCTCTCCAATCTGTTGGGCCTCAAAAATGTTTAGCATTCAGCACTGATGGTGCTAAGTTTGCTGTTGGTGGTGAG GATGGACATCTCAGAATATTTCATTGGCCAAGTCTTATTACGATTTTAGACGAACCTAAAGCTCACAAATCCTTCCGTGACATGGACATCAG CTTAGACTCAAAGTTTTTAGTTTCATCATCCACTGATGGCTCTGCAAGAATATGGAACATTGATGAGGGGTCTCCACTAACCAATTTGACAAGAGCTTCG GATGAGAAGATTGAGTATTGCCGCTTTTCTAGGGATGGAGCCAAACCTTTCCTGTTTTGCACACTTGTAAAAG GTCATGATGTTTTGACTATGGCGGTGGACATAAGTAATTGGAAGAGAATCGGTTACAAAAGATTTTCAGCAAAGCCCATTTCCACACTCGCAATTAGCTTGGATGGGAAGTATCTTGCACT AGGAAACCGTGATGGCGACTTTTGCGCCGTAGAAGTAAAGAAGATGGAGGTTGCTCACTGGAGCAAGAAGGTTCATCTTGGCTTCCCAGTTTCCTCCATTGAGTTCTGCCCTAGTGAAAG GGTTGTAATCTCCACCTCACATCAATGGGGAGCAGAGATAACAAAGCTCGACGTCCCTCCTGAATGGAAAG TGTGGCAGATCTGGCTGGCGCTGCTGAGCCTCTTCGTGTCGTCGGCCGTCCTCTTCTACGCCTTCTTCACGCACGCGAGGCTCAACCTGAGGCCGTAG